The Streptomyces achromogenes DNA segment GCGTACCGGGCGAAGCCGGACGACGGGCGCCAGGCCGTGCCGGTGGTGGGCGTGGATCCCGGCGGCTATGCGGAGCTGACGAGGCGGACGGGGCTCGGCGCCTTCTCCGAAGCGGCGATCGAGAAGGGCCGGGGCGACTCGGGGGCCGGCGCCGTGCTGCCCGCCGTGGCCTCCCCACGTGTGGCGGACGCCCACGGCTCGTCCCCGTTCCCCGTCACCATGGAGGACGGCAGCAGCGTCACCGTCCGCATCGTCCTCGTCCGGGACGCCACTCCGGCCGTGCCGGGCGCCGACTTCCTGGTGGTGGACCGCGCAGGCCTGGGCGCCACGCCGGCCAAGCCGACGACGCTGCTGGTGACAGGCCCGGAAGCGGACGGCCGCGCCCTGCGCCAGGCAGCCGGCGGCGAGGTGTCGGTCCGGCTCCGCGCCGACGAGAGGGCCCGCTACATCGACTCGCCCCTCCAGTCCGGAGCGGAGCACCTCTACACGGCCGCGGTGGCGGCAGGCGCCGGCTACGCCGTGCTCACACTGCTCCTGTCACTCCTGCGCGCCGCGCCCGAACGCGTCGCGCTGCTCGCCCGCCTCCGCACCATGGGCCTCACCCGTGCGCAGGGCCGCCGCCTGCTCGTCCTGGAGTCCCTGCCCCAGGCCGCGCTCGCCGCGGCAGGCGGGGTCCTGACCGGCTGGTGCGCGATCCGCCTGCTCGCCCCGGGCATGGATCTGACCGCGGTCGCCCTACCGCCCTCGGCCGCTCCCCTGGAGCAGATCCCGCTGTACCCCGACCCCTGGTCGCTGACGGTGCCGACGCTGAGCGTGGTGGCGCTGACGGTAAGCATCGCCGGCGTACAGGCGTGGTGGGCGGGGAGGAGAGGAGCGGTGCGGGAGTTGAGAGCGGGTGACACCAGGTGAGAAGGGCGCCCCACCCCGTCTCCGGCGGCCCCGGCCACGGCCACGGCCACGGAGCCCGGCGACCGCGGCGCCGGGCCTCGAGGTACCAGGCGCCCCCGGCCCGGGACGCCGGTCGGACCCGGCGGCCCCGAGCCCCGCGTCCGGCCGGGGTCCGCGGGGCCCCGGCGCCCGACCCCCGCGGACCCGGCGGCCCGGGCCGCCACTGCGCCGGCCGTCGCCGCCACGCGGCTGCCCGGCGCGCGCACCCGGCGGGCCGCGGCCCCCTCGACCAAGGAGCCCGATGACGACGAATCCCACCCTCGCCGAACTGACCGACAAGGCGACCGCCACCCGCGATCGGCCCGCCTACGGCCACGACGCCCTCATCACCTGCGACCGTCTGGTGCGTATCTTCTCGGCGGACGGCATGGAGGTGCAGGCCCTCCAGGGTCTCGACCTGCTGGTCCGCGAGGGCGAACTCATGGCCCTGGTCGGCGCCTCGGGCAGCGGCAAGTCCACCCTCATGAACATCCTGGCCGGCCTGGACACCCCGACCGCCGGGGTGGCCCGGGTGGCCGGCCACGACCTGCTGGCCATGACCGGGAAGGACCGCCTGCACTACCGGCGCAAGGTGGTCGGCTTCATCTGGCAGCAGACCTCCCGCAACCTGCTCCCGTATCTCACCGCGGCCCAGAACGTGGCCCTGCCCCTCCAGCTGGCGGGCGGGCGGCGCCGCTCCCGGGCCCACGCCGAACGTGCCCTGGCGCTGCTGGAGTTGCTCCAGGTCGCCGACTGCCGGGACCGCCGCCCGCAGGAGATGTCCGGCGGCCAGCAGCAGCGCGTCGCGATCGCCGTGGCCCTCGCCTGCGACCCGGCGGTACTGCTCGCCGACGAACCCACCGGCGAGCTGGACTCCCACACCGCCGAGCAGATCTTCGCCGCGTTCCGCACGGCCAACGAGGAGCTGGGCACCACGATCGTCATCGTCACCCACGACCGCGCCGTGGCCACCGAGGTCCGCCGCACGGTCGCCATCCGCGACGGCCGCACCTCCACGGAGGTCCTGCGCCGCAGCGAGGTCGACGAGACCACCGGCCACGAGACGCTGGTGGCCCGCGAGTACGCGATGCTCGACCGGGCCGGCCGCCTCCAGTTGCCCGCCGAGTACACGAGGACCCTCGGCATGCGCGACCGGGTGGCGCTGGACCTGGAGGAGGACCACATCACCGTATGGCCGGACGACAGCGGGCACAGCTGATCGCCGGTCGTGACCGGACAGCGGACGCCGGCGGCTCGCCACAGCACCGCGCCGGCGGCGGCGGGACGACAGCGGTCAACCCGTCACGTGACAGGTGACGGCTCGGCCTGCTCCCTCGTCGCGTCCCGTATCTCCCCGTCGCGCAGTTCCAGCACCCGGTCGGCCAGGCCGAGCAGCGTCGCGTCGTGCGTGGCCACCAGAGCGGTGACCTGCTCGCTGCGCACGACCGCCCGCAGCAGCTCCATCACCGCATGGCCGGTCTCCGCGTCCAGCTGGCCGGTGGGCTCGTCGGCGATCAGCAACGAGGGGTTGTTGGCCAGCGCCCGGGCGATGGCGACCCGCTGCTGCTGGCCACCGGAGAGCTCGCCGGGCCGCTGGGCCGCGTGGTCGGCGAGGCCCACCAGGGACAGCAGCAGCTCGACCCGCTCCTCACGCTCCCGTACGCCGGCCCGGCGCATGCGCATCGGCACACCCACGTTCTCCGCCGCCGTCAGGATCGGGATGAGGCCGAAGGACTGGAACACGAAACCGATCCGGTCCCGGCGCAGTGCCAGCAGGCCGTCCTCGCCGAGCTCCGACAGATCGAGGCCGTCCACGGTGACGCGCCCCCCGTCCGGCGTGTCGAGCCCTCCGACGATGTTCAGCAGAGTGGTCTTCCCGGAGCCCGACCGCCCCTTGAGGGCGACGATCTCCCCGCGCGGGATGTCGAACGACACACCGCGCAGGGCATGGACGGCGGCGGCCCCCTGGCCGTACGACTTGTGGACGTTCTCGACGCGCACCATGGTCCCGGTGACGACCTGGCTCATGTGTTCTCCCTCGATCCCCTGTGGGCGCCAGTATCGTCGCGTTCCGTCCGGCCCTCAATGCCGAGGGGACGCGGTCAGTGCTCGCAGAGGGAGAATTCTCGTTCGTAGAGCTGCTCGTTGTGTTCGTCGACGAAGAACTTGCGCTCCCGCATGAGTTGTTCGCGGAAGTCCTCGGCCTGCTCGAGTGTCATGGTCGAGGTGTCGGACCACGGCTGTTGCGGCGGCACATCGGATGTCGAGACGATGGTCTGTGACGGGTCGACCAGGAAGAACGCGAGAATCTTGCGGTATCCCGGGCGCGTGGGGTCCGTGAGGCCGAACGGGCCGACGCGGTGTTGCAGGATGTTCGGGAACGCCAGACAGCGGCCCGCCGGCGTCGACGTCGATCCCAGCGTCTGGTTCAGCGCGTCTTCGTCCTCCAGGCCGTAGACCTCGCGAAGGCCGTTGTCGTCGTTCTGTTCGTAGTGGGGATCGTCGAGAACCGCCCGGAAAGCGAGCCGGCTCTCGGTGATGTTCTCACTGTCCCAGTAGTAGATGCCGGTCGAGACGATCCGCTCGTTCATCATCCCCTCGACATGCCAGGAACCGCCCGGGTATGCGGGCTTGTCCGGAGTGAGGTGAATGGTGGCTAGCTTGACGATGACCTGAAGACGCCGGCCGCGCAGGTCGACCCGGGCGGATTCGTCGGGTGACTCGGGCGCGGTGAAGGCCGGCGCGTCCGGGACGACCGGGCGACGGTTCTCCCACCATGCGTCCTGGGCCTCTTCCCACGCCTGGCGGGCTTCCGCGTACGACGTGTCATCGCTGTAGGAGGACCGGTCCGGGTATTCCGGCTGCGAGTCGTACCACCCGTAGGGGTCGACGTCGATCCGCGGGGGCCGCGGGTGACGTAGATCGGTGAGCACGTTCTCGAACAGGGGCCGCAGGCGCGCGAACAAGTCCGGCAGGACGGCGGCCAGTTCGCGATGCGTTTCGGGGTGGACGTTGTTGACGTACGACCGGAAGGAGACATCACCGTCGTCACTTATGTCCACGTCCGTGGGCAGCCACTGGAACTTCTCCGAGAACTCGTACGCCGAGTAGCGGTCCGTCGGGTTCTCCCAGGCCCTCTCGTGCGCCCCGCTCACTTCCCGCACCAGGCAGAACAGTGAGGGATGCACGAGATCCAGTACCTGACCGTCGGAGCCGGGATGCCAGTCCTGTTCCGCCTCGGGGACCTGCTCCAGCACCTGAACCGCTTCGCGCAGCCGGGACCTCAGCTTGTCGTCGACCAGCGCGTCCGACTGCCACACCCCGTCGACGGCGGACACCTCGACGCCGGTTCGTCCGTCCCGCAGTGCGGCGTAATGCCGGAGTTCGGCAAGCACGTAGTGAACCTGCGCCTCGGTGAGGCCCTGGGCGACCGCCTCCTGAGTCCATCTGGCGACGATGCCGGCGTCGTTCAACTTGTTGAACCACTCAGGCTTGGCCCGAATGAGCGCGCTGCACCGCATCATCTCGAGTTCTCGCAGCGTTCGAGGTGTCGCGTACGACAGGGAACGAGAAGCATGAAAGGGCAGCGGAAAAGCAGACAGGCCAGACAATTCTCTTGGTCCTCCAGGTCGGTGAGCAGTGGCGGGAAGAATACGTCAGCACACTGACACCGCGGTCGTGGTCCCGAGCGTGCAGACGTGGCGGGATGAGGGCAGCGCCGGGTCGTCCCGTCCGGCGGCCATGCGGTCGAGCCGTCGCTCGTACCGGAGGGGACTTTCGCACGCCGAAGCGCCCGGGGCCGTCGGTCCGGCGGACTGACGGCCCCGGGCGCCTGCCGACGGCATCAGCGACGCGGTCGGCGCGATCCGGCGGGCGGCGGGGCGGGGCGGGGGGCGTCGCCCCGCCGCCCGGCGATCGCACGCGTCGCCTTGCCGCTACGCCGCTCCTCTCATCGCACCTCTTTCGCATACGGCGCGACGGCGATCCGGTCGATCAACGGCGCGTACCGGGAACGGAGCAGCACGCCGGGGAAGGTGTCCGAGGCGTAGGTGGTGCCGTCGAAGTTCGGGAGTTCCTCGGAGCGGAAGGTGAGTGTGTTCGGTCCCTTCTTGAGCTGGACGGGGACGGTCAGCTCCCAGAAGTTGTTCTGGTGGAAGGTGTGCGGGAAGAAGATCCGCCGGGTCTCGCCGCCGTTGACGGTGAGGTCGGCGTGACGGGCGAGCGGGTCCGGGTTGTAGTGGGTGGCCGGGGACTGTTCGGGGTTGGAGTAGCGGATGCGCAGTGCGTGCAGGCCCGCCTTGTCCGCGGTGACGGTGAACGTGGCGGTGTTGCCGTTGCCCGGGTCGCCGCCGATGCCGCTGATCGCGGTGCCGTCGGTGGCCAGGGAGAGGGGACTGAGGGTGGCCGAGCCGGTGAGCGCGGCGTCGCGGGCCTCGTACGTGCGCGTCCTGAGAGCGCCCTCGGTCGGGGTGACCGTGAGGCGGTCGACCAGGGTGTTGCCCGAACCGCCGGTCACCGTCACCTTGTTGACGCCGCCGGAGAGGGAGACGGCGGCGCTGTTCCTGCGCTTGCCCAGACGCAGGACGTCCTGGCCGTTGACGGAGACGCGGCCGTCCGTGCCGGCGAGGACGTCGATCGTGAGGGTCGCCTCGCGGTCGGCGGGGGAGTAGACCCAGAAGGTGGCGGTTCCCTTCTTCGGCAGCCGTGCGGCGCCCGAGCCGGTGGCGGCCCGCTCGGGCAGGTCGTAGACGGGGCGCGATCCGCCGCCGAGCCAGGCCAGTTCACCCTCGTACACCTGTGTGCGGGCGGAGGCGTCCGGCAGGGACAGGGTCAGCCGGTCCACGATGGCGTCGCCCTGGGTGGCGCGCCTGCCGTCGAGGCTCTTCGCGGCGAGCGTCAGGGTGTGCTTGCCCTTGGTGAGCCTGACCTCGGTGTCGCTGTGGTCCCACACCACCCACTTGTAGCCGAGCGGCAGGTGCAGCTCCTGCTCGCTGACGGCTGTGCCGTCCACCCGCAGGAACACGTTGGTGGGACCCTGCTCCCGGACCTTGTCGAAGGTGTTGAGGGAGTTGGCGAAGACGCTCAGGTCGTAGCTGCCGTCTTCGGGCACGTCCACGGTGAAGTCGAGCGTGACGTCCGAGCCGGTGCGCAGGCCGCCCACGTCGTAGCCGCCGGACGTGTAGAACTTCGACACGTCGCTCGTGGAGCCCTCGGGGCCCTTCTTCGAGTAGCCGGAGCCGGTGTGCGCGGCGTCCTCGGCCTCGTACGAGCCCTGCCAGCGCACGGGCGCGGACTGTGTGGCCTTCGCCTTCCCGGCCGGGCTGAGGACGATCTCGTAGGCCGAGGACTCCTTGAGCGCCGGCAGTGTGCCCTCGCCGAAGTCGGCGGATACGGTGCCGTCGGCGCCGACCGCGAGATTCGTCTCCGCGAGCAGCTTCGGGCCGGGGCTGTCGCCGACCTGCCCGCTCCACTCGATCTCGCGGATCCAGGCGTGGACGCTCTTGCCGAAGACCTTCTTCGGAATGCCCGCGAAGGTGATGTGGCCCTTGCCGGTGGAGCCGCCGAAGAGCAGTCGGGCCTGCTTCTTCTTCTCGTCGAAGGTGGCAACGCCCTGCATGGTGTAGTTCTGGCCGGGGAACGGCGGGCTGACCGTGACGGTGTGTCCGCTCATGGAGGCGTAGGAGTGCAGAAGCCACCACTGGCCGTTGCCGCGGTTGGACTGGACGGCGGAGTCGGAGAGGTTGCCGTCGATGTTCCAGTACGCGATGTCGGCGTCCACCTTGGACTCCTCGATCGCGGAGACCCACTGGATCATCTGGCCCGGGACGGAGGTGTGGTAGTTGAAGGCGTACTCGTTGATGTTGACGGGGAGTTCGGTGCCCTCACGGCTGGTTCCGCTGAACAGGTCCTTCTCCCACGTCCGGTACTTGGTGACGCCGACGCGCACGGCCTCCGGGTGGCTCAGTTCGTGCCAGGTGATCACGTCCGGGAGGGTGCCGGCGGCGAGGGTGTGCGTGAGGAAGCCCTTCACCTGGTCGTACAGGATGCTGGTGTTGGGGCCGGCGATGCGGGCGTCGGGCATCCTGCCCTTGATGAGCTGGTACGCGGAGTCCCAGGCGGCGAAGAAGGCGTCGGGGGAGTTCAGCCAGCTGACCTTGTCGTAACTCCACTCACCGGTGCCGAACATGTTGCCCTCGGGCTCGTTGAACGGCACGAAGACGATGTTGTCCTGATACCGCTTCGGCAGGCGCAGCACCTGGTCGACCTGCTTGGCGATCTTCTCCTCGTACAGCTTGACCTTCTCCGCCGGGGTGGCGCCCGGCCACTCGTACGGGAACCCGCGGTGGATGTCGGTCATGTAGATGTACACGTCACCGTCGGTGGAGTCGGCCAGGGGTCCGACCACCTCCAGGGCGTCGGCTCCCGGATGCTGGGGACCGTCCTGCGCCTTGGTGGAGACGGTGCGCAGACCCATGCCCTCGATGAGGTTGTTGGTGGGGACGTCGGGTCCGTACACGCCGTAGAGGGTGCCGGAGGCGCCGCCGTGGAAGGCGCCGGTGTCCGAGCCGAGGTCGACGGTGAGTTCGCCTTCGCGGACCACGGTGACGGTCGCCGTCACCCGGCGCCCGGCCGCCGTGCCTGCCGTCGTGAACGTGCCGGGCCGGGCGTACGCGTCCGAGGGTATGGCGTCCCAGACGATCGGGGTGTCGCGGTCGTAGCCGTCGGAGTAGGTGGAGCGGACCGCTGAGGGGAGGGACGGGGCCGTTCCGGTGGTGGTCCGCACCTCGAAGGACGTCCTCGACAGGGCCTGAAGGGTGGGGACGTCGCCGACCACACCCGCCACCTGCTCGGCGCTGAGCGCCGAGTGCCACACCGTGAAGTCGTCGATCACGCCCTTGAGGAGCGGATCCGGGTAGAAGGACTTTCCGATGTAGCCGGCGGCCGTGGCCGAGGCGTCCAGCAGGTCTCGGGCCTTGACGGTCGTCGCCGAGGACGAGACCGCCACGCCGTCGAGGTAGGTGGTGACCTGTCCGGCGGCGGTGTCGAGGGTGACCGTGACGGTGCGCCAGGCGCCGGCGGGGAGCGCCGCGTATCCGGAGACCTGGGACTCCGCGCCGCCTCCGCCCGTCGTCACGGCGGTGCGCAGCACGCCGCCGTTGTTGGACGGGGTGGTGAAGAGGTACTTCGTGGTGCCGGATCCCAGGTCGAAGATCCGCTGCCAGGACGATGTGTCGTCGCCCCACTTCACGCGGGCGGACACCGTCAGGTCGGTCGCGTCGCCGACCACTTCCCGGGGCAGGCGCACGTAGGCGCCGTCGGAGGCGGGCGCCCCGCCGGGCAGGGCGAGCGCCTTGCCGCCGTCCGTTCCTTCGACGGACCGTGCGGTGGAGCCGTTGACCAGACTCGCCGTCAGGCCGTTGCCGGAACTGTCGGTGATCTTTCCGGAGGTGAGGTCGTCCTCGTTGAAGGTGTAG contains these protein-coding regions:
- a CDS encoding DUF4246 domain-containing protein is translated as MSGLSAFPLPFHASRSLSYATPRTLRELEMMRCSALIRAKPEWFNKLNDAGIVARWTQEAVAQGLTEAQVHYVLAELRHYAALRDGRTGVEVSAVDGVWQSDALVDDKLRSRLREAVQVLEQVPEAEQDWHPGSDGQVLDLVHPSLFCLVREVSGAHERAWENPTDRYSAYEFSEKFQWLPTDVDISDDGDVSFRSYVNNVHPETHRELAAVLPDLFARLRPLFENVLTDLRHPRPPRIDVDPYGWYDSQPEYPDRSSYSDDTSYAEARQAWEEAQDAWWENRRPVVPDAPAFTAPESPDESARVDLRGRRLQVIVKLATIHLTPDKPAYPGGSWHVEGMMNERIVSTGIYYWDSENITESRLAFRAVLDDPHYEQNDDNGLREVYGLEDEDALNQTLGSTSTPAGRCLAFPNILQHRVGPFGLTDPTRPGYRKILAFFLVDPSQTIVSTSDVPPQQPWSDTSTMTLEQAEDFREQLMRERKFFVDEHNEQLYEREFSLCEH
- a CDS encoding ABC transporter ATP-binding protein → MTTNPTLAELTDKATATRDRPAYGHDALITCDRLVRIFSADGMEVQALQGLDLLVREGELMALVGASGSGKSTLMNILAGLDTPTAGVARVAGHDLLAMTGKDRLHYRRKVVGFIWQQTSRNLLPYLTAAQNVALPLQLAGGRRRSRAHAERALALLELLQVADCRDRRPQEMSGGQQQRVAIAVALACDPAVLLADEPTGELDSHTAEQIFAAFRTANEELGTTIVIVTHDRAVATEVRRTVAIRDGRTSTEVLRRSEVDETTGHETLVAREYAMLDRAGRLQLPAEYTRTLGMRDRVALDLEEDHITVWPDDSGHS
- a CDS encoding ABC transporter ATP-binding protein — encoded protein: MSQVVTGTMVRVENVHKSYGQGAAAVHALRGVSFDIPRGEIVALKGRSGSGKTTLLNIVGGLDTPDGGRVTVDGLDLSELGEDGLLALRRDRIGFVFQSFGLIPILTAAENVGVPMRMRRAGVREREERVELLLSLVGLADHAAQRPGELSGGQQQRVAIARALANNPSLLIADEPTGQLDAETGHAVMELLRAVVRSEQVTALVATHDATLLGLADRVLELRDGEIRDATREQAEPSPVT
- a CDS encoding LamG-like jellyroll fold domain-containing protein, which gives rise to MSSASSADSSARRRASAAAALALGAGLLAAPAVPAQAADTPRPTARYTFNEDDLTSGKITDSSGNGLTASLVNGSTARSVEGTDGGKALALPGGAPASDGAYVRLPREVVGDATDLTVSARVKWGDDTSSWQRIFDLGSGTTKYLFTTPSNNGGVLRTAVTTGGGGAESQVSGYAALPAGAWRTVTVTLDTAAGQVTTYLDGVAVSSSATTVKARDLLDASATAAGYIGKSFYPDPLLKGVIDDFTVWHSALSAEQVAGVVGDVPTLQALSRTSFEVRTTTGTAPSLPSAVRSTYSDGYDRDTPIVWDAIPSDAYARPGTFTTAGTAAGRRVTATVTVVREGELTVDLGSDTGAFHGGASGTLYGVYGPDVPTNNLIEGMGLRTVSTKAQDGPQHPGADALEVVGPLADSTDGDVYIYMTDIHRGFPYEWPGATPAEKVKLYEEKIAKQVDQVLRLPKRYQDNIVFVPFNEPEGNMFGTGEWSYDKVSWLNSPDAFFAAWDSAYQLIKGRMPDARIAGPNTSILYDQVKGFLTHTLAAGTLPDVITWHELSHPEAVRVGVTKYRTWEKDLFSGTSREGTELPVNINEYAFNYHTSVPGQMIQWVSAIEESKVDADIAYWNIDGNLSDSAVQSNRGNGQWWLLHSYASMSGHTVTVSPPFPGQNYTMQGVATFDEKKKQARLLFGGSTGKGHITFAGIPKKVFGKSVHAWIREIEWSGQVGDSPGPKLLAETNLAVGADGTVSADFGEGTLPALKESSAYEIVLSPAGKAKATQSAPVRWQGSYEAEDAAHTGSGYSKKGPEGSTSDVSKFYTSGGYDVGGLRTGSDVTLDFTVDVPEDGSYDLSVFANSLNTFDKVREQGPTNVFLRVDGTAVSEQELHLPLGYKWVVWDHSDTEVRLTKGKHTLTLAAKSLDGRRATQGDAIVDRLTLSLPDASARTQVYEGELAWLGGGSRPVYDLPERAATGSGAARLPKKGTATFWVYSPADREATLTIDVLAGTDGRVSVNGQDVLRLGKRRNSAAVSLSGGVNKVTVTGGSGNTLVDRLTVTPTEGALRTRTYEARDAALTGSATLSPLSLATDGTAISGIGGDPGNGNTATFTVTADKAGLHALRIRYSNPEQSPATHYNPDPLARHADLTVNGGETRRIFFPHTFHQNNFWELTVPVQLKKGPNTLTFRSEELPNFDGTTYASDTFPGVLLRSRYAPLIDRIAVAPYAKEVR